The Cervus elaphus chromosome 22, mCerEla1.1, whole genome shotgun sequence genome has a window encoding:
- the SSTR3 gene encoding somatostatin receptor type 3 translates to MNTPGSLSLVPTTSEPGNTSSAWPPDAVLGNVSAASSAAGLAVSGILIPLVYLVVCVVGLLGNSLVIYVVLRQTATPSVTNVYILNLALADELFMLGLPFLAAQNALSYWPFGSLMCRLVMAVDGINQFTSIFCLTVMSVDRYLAVVHPTRSARWRTAPVARTVSAAVWVASAVVVLPVVVFSGVPRGMSTCHMQWPEPAAAWRAGFIIYTAALGFFGPLLVICLCYLLIVVKVRSAGRQVRAPSCQRRRHSERKVTRMVVAVVALFVLCWMPFYVLNIINVVCPLPEEPAFFGLYFLVVALPYANSCANPILYGFLSYRFKQGFRRVLLRPSRRVQNQEPPVGPPEKTEEEEEDGDGEDRHEGAGKQGGRGEMNGRVNQIIQPGPSGQEQPPSSTTSKEHQFLPQEPSAGEKSDTLHISYL, encoded by the coding sequence ATGAACACCCCTGGCTCTCTTTCACTGGTGCCCACGACCTCGGAACCCGGGAACACCTCCTCGGCCTGGCCCCCAGATGCTGTCCTCGGAAATGTGTCCGCAGCGTCAAGTGCAGCAGGGCTGGCTGTCAGCGGCATTCTGATCCCACTGGTCTACCTGGTGGTGTGCGTGGTGGGCCTGCTGGGCAACTCCTTGGTCATCTATGTGGTCCTGCGACAGACGGCCACCCCATCGGTCACCAACGTCTACATCCTCAACCTGGCACTGGCCGATGAGCTGTTCATGCTGGGGCTGCCCTTCCTGGCTGCCCAGAACGCCCTGTCCTACTGGCCCTTCGGCTCCCTCATGTGCCGGCTGGTCATGGCCGTGGATGGCATCAACCAGTTCACCAGCATCTTTTGCCTCACGGTCATGAGCGTGGACCGCTACCTGGCGGTGGTGCACCCCACCCGCTCGGCCCGCTGGCGCACGGCGCCCGTGGCCCGCACGGTCAGCGCGGCTGTCTGGGTGGCCTCGGCCGTAGTGGTGCTCCCCGTGGTGGTCTTCTCGGGCGTGCCCCGTGGCATGAGCACCTGCCACATGCAGTGGCCCGAGCCGGCGGCTGCCTGGCGGGCTGGCTTCATCATCTACACGGCCGCGCTGGGCTTCTTTGGGCCGCTGCTGGTCATCTGCCTCTGTTACCTGCTCATCGTGGTGAAGGTGCGCTCCGCCGGGCGGCAGGTGCGGGCCCCCTCGTGCCAGCGGCGGCGGCATTCTGAGCGCAAGGTCACGCGCATGGTGGTGGCCGTGGTGGCGCTCTTCGTCCTCTGCTGGATGCCCTTCTACGTGCTCAACATCATCAATGTGGTGTGCCCGCTGCCCGAGGAGCCTGCCTTCTTCGGCCTCTATTTCCTGGTGGTGGCCCTGCCCTACGCCAACAGCTGTGCCAACCCCATCCTTTATGGCTTCCTCTCCTACCGCTTCAAGCAGGGCTTCCGAAGGGTCCTGCTGCGGCCCTCCCGCCGTGTGCAAAACCAGGAGCCTCCCGTGGGGCCTCCGGAGAAGacggaggaggaagaggaggatggaGACGGGGAGGACCGGCACGAGGGAGCAGGGAAGCAGGGGGGCCGGGGGGAGATGAATGGCCGCGTCAACCAGATCATACAGCCAGGTCCCAGTGGACAGGAGCAGCCTCCCAGCAGCACCACCAGCAAGGAGCATCAGTTCCTACCCCAAGAACCCTCGGCTGGGGAGAAATCTGACACGCTGCACATCAGCTATCTCTAG